TGTCCAGGGCTGTAGCCAGGATGGCACCACAGTGGAAAGGCAGGGCGGGCTGTGAAGATACCAAGAAGGGCACCTAGCCTTCAGGGTCTGGAAAGCAGAGTGTGAAGGCAGAACCCTAATGGCAGAGACGTCCAGGCGCTTTGACAAAGGACAGTGTGCTCCAAAGGGGCCGTGTCACGGGTGAGTACAAGCGGAGGGTTCGAGAACAGGGCTGGTGGCAGagaaaggctggggtggggggctggtggCAGagaaaggctggggtgggggctgcagtCCCAACAGGAACCTCGAGCCTTACGTCATAGTGCAGGTGGGGGAAGGTGACGGGTGGCTCCGGTCGCAGCCCCAGACCCCCGCCCAAGGATAAGGGGCAGACCAGAGAGCTGTGGGCGGACATGTGCACCAGGCCCAACGCTGTGTTCAGCAGACGATAGATGTTTTTCAGGGGgtcctgggggaagggagagtgaCTGTTACGCACTTTTCTCCCTGGGTGGTCTCGCTCCATGCCCCAGGACTTTTCCCCAAGGTGTCCTCACCCCACGACTGTAGGGCCCAGGGAGCAGGCCCCAGGTTATTATTCCCCGCCCTGAGTACTCGTCTCGTAGCAACTCGGCGGCCTTGGCACCTAGTCCAGAGAAGCCGTTGTGCAGGTCACACAGGATCTGGAAGCCCTGGAAGGAGACGGTGATGGCAGACGGGGCAGGCCGAGGTCCTGCCTAGGCCCCGCCTGGCCACACGGCTACCTGCAGGTGATCACACTCCTCCACGTAGAAGTGCAGCCTGTCCTCCACATCTTCCAGGCACCGGGGCTCCTTCAGGATGCTCTCGCCTTGGCCGAAAGCCTCTAGGCGACCTGCTTCCCTGCCGGACGTGACCACAACCAGGACTTGCAGGAGCCCCGACCCTCACCCCCCCAGCCCTGCAAGATCCCGTTTGCAGGGACGGCGGGGAAGGTGGCCTCAGGAGCCCCATCAACATCAGTGGGGATCCCGTTTCTCGGTTCACACCCTTTGGGGCCCACGTACCCATCGTGGTTGTACTTCTGAATCATACAGATGCTCCGAGGGTGTAGATGGACCCGGAGGAAATCCGACCAGACTCTGATGCTGTCCTCTGTGGGGGTGAATGGTTTGGGGGCTGCAGCAGTGGTCAGCGGTGGGGGACCTGAAGAAAAACGAAAAGAAGTGTTCTTCCTGTTGCTGTTCTGCCCGGTTCCCTGCCCTGTAGTACCTGGTGGAAGTCTCACCTTTGCCACTGGGAATGGACTTGACCCTCCAGATCCCATCACTACTCAACactccctggggagggggaggggcagagagaaatctGCATTTAGTTCCAGGCAGTCTACAGGCAAAAGTTGACTGATTCTCTTAGATTCTGACCAAGTCTACAGCCTGCCTTCACCCAACAGGCAcattctgtaggaaaaaaaaagtgctgcttCCCAAAATGCCATCCCAAGGTATTTAAAACGATCAaaatcctttttctctgccccagtGGAGGCCACTCTAGCTCTAGCAGTAGAGGCCCTCACCTCTGCACTCAGAAGGTCCTGGAGGCCAGGGATTTGGGGATAGAGTTCCTCCCTGTGTGTGGTAAGCTTTccctgcctgggggggggggggggggggggaaacggAGAAGGATTTCAGTGACCGTTCCTCGCAGCTGTCCAGCTTCCTGTGCACATTCCCACTGCGAACGTCACCAGTACCATGCTATTGCTGCATCCAGCTGTCTGTCCCTGTAGAGTCCACCTTCTTGTTTCAGGGAGCTCAGGCTACCTGTACAAAAAATAACAGGCAGCGTCGGTTCGAGGCCTCGTTCCTCCCGGCCTCCGGCTAATCTTCCTGCCAGCCTGCTGCCACCGAGCTTTCGTGCACACACTTGAGCCCGGTAAAACCCTCGTCTGGGAGAATCCAGATTCTCCTCCATCCCCAGCCTGGGCGTGAGCTGTGCGGCCGTAGGAAGGGAGCACCGCGGGGTCCCACAAGAGTGCCACCGTCCACCGGGTCCCTGCGGCTGCTTGTCTCCGGTCCGCACGCCCGGGGGCTCCTGCGCGCTGGCCGACCCCGGCCGCCGCCTCACCCTTGAGATCCATGAGGATGAGTCTAGGCGTGTACGTCTCCTGGCCGTGGGGCGTCCGGCCGGTCCGGTATAGGACGTCGGGACACAGCTCTCCCGGCGGTTCCTTGGCACCGGTCGGGGCGCACAGCGCAGCATCCTGGGGGTGCACAGGGGAAGGCCTGGCCTCAGCGGGGGCGGCTGGAGACCCCGAGCGGCCCCGCGGCGGCAGCGCCCGCAGGCCTCACCTGCTGGTTCCACCAGTGCGCTCCCACGAAGCCCGCAAAGTGGCCCAACTGCAGCGTGAGCACCTCCCGGGCCCCGCCCGCCATGCCGCCCGGCTCCGCTGGGTCGCGCAGGCGCGGCGGCCCACTCGCCGCTTGGGGGCCGATTGGATCGTCGGCTTGTGGGCGGGGTCTCCGCCCCCGCGCAGTACTGGTCCACACGTACGTCCTTTCCCGTCGGGCGAGCGATTCGTCGGGCTTCGGAAGCCCCGCCTCCACTCGGGCCAGGCCGGCGCGGGCCCAGCTCTCgctggggggcggggcccggCGCGGCCGGAAGTGGCCGGCGCGGGGGCCTGGCGTCTCGTGGCGCGCTGTGGGCGGGGCCTGGCGTCTCGCGTGGGTCCCGCCGGCGGCCGAACGGAGGAGGCTGCGGTCGCTGCGTCGGCGTCGCCTCCCATAGTGCGGGCTGGCCTGACTGCCTGTCTGTCACGTCCCGTGAATGAGGCGCCCTTGGCAGTGTTTTGCGTCTGCCTTTTGTTCGATGTCGTCTGAGAAACTCTCCCCCAACCTTGCGCGTACTTGCAGCTCCTCTCGTGGCCCCGTTGTGCGGGCGCGCCGCGGCCGAGGGGTGCCCTGAGGTCGCCCCGGCTGGCGGCTGGTGGGCGTGTGccgagcccctcccccccccccccccccccccccgcgcctctGTACCTGCACGCGCTTCCGCGGGGCGCGCACCTGGAGTGGACGCGTTGGGTCGGAGTGGAGGCTGTCCTCGAGCTTGGTAAATAGCACAAACCTGTCTTCTCAAACTCTTTACCGGTGTGACCGTCCACCACCGGTGCGGGCGAGTTTTCAGTCGATGCACCGTTACCTTTAAAGATTGTAGTCCTCATCACGGGTTTTAACTGCTGACGAGGCTGAGAGCGCTTTTTCGTACGTTTATCGGCCAGGTGGAGATCCATTTATGTGACGTGCATGTTCAAGTTTCTTGCCCGTCTTTCTTTTGGATCGTCTTACTGATCTGTGGGAGTCAGTACTTGATTCGGGATACAAGCCGTTTGTCAGTTGTGTGTGTTGAAAGTACCTATGACCACTCTGTTTGCCTTTTCACTGCCTTAAAGGAAGTTTTTAGAAGAATAGAGTttgtgtttgctttgctttttaaaacatagtcACATTCACGGaccttttcaaatattaatgCTTTTCATGTTATGTTCCGGGCTCTCGATCCTGTTCTGTTGGTCTGTTCCAATTTCACGGGGTATTTAAACACCGTATTTTCAAAAAAGTGTCCccaaggagattaaaaaaaaaaagaggtgagagtGTTAGGGGGTGACAGAACAGCAGCTAGTAAATGTAGATGGAAGGATAGAATTTCGATTTAGATTGCAGGTATCAATGTAAGAACTTAGAGAAGATCATCAGTGGGTGGTAATTTGTTGGTCAACGGGAAGGTTTCAGGATTTCAAAGAAACATGCCACAGCTGAACTTAGGCTGTTGATCACATTGCGAGAGCATATTTTTATGATGACGGATGTCAAaattaaccaagtgatcaaattTAGCATCACCAGTAATGGAACCAACCGAAGTGATGTGATGTGTGGCCAGTAGAACACGTCACCCACCCACTGTGCTCGCGAAAGCCTTTAACCTGTATCTGCAGGAACAATTAGGTGAGTCCAGAATGTTGGACAGTCTGTACAACTGGCCAGAtgtcttcaaaaatgtcaaataacAACACCAACAAAACCTCAGCGGGTCTATTGAAGGTAACAGGACATTTAAGAGATATTTCGTTGTTAATGTAATTTGTGAACATTGGTTGGAATCCGAATTGGCAACGGGGGGCGGGTAGCCATGAAGATGTTGGGATGactggagaaatttaaaaaagcatagtATTATTGAACATTATATTGATGATGGGTTTCTCTGGTGTGGTAATGGAATTTTGATTATATAGGAGAATATCCTATTCTTAGGAGAAATGTGATAAAAGACTTGTCTGCAATTTCCTTTCAAATGGTGACGCAAGTAAATACATAGCCcaacgcgggggctcgaactcacgaaccgtgagatcatgacctgaatagaagtcagacgcttaaccaactgagccacccaggcgcccctcttttttaatttaatcaatgGGATCTTTTctggaatgaaattttaaattttcatgaagtctAGTTTATCAAGTTTTCTTCTATGGACCGTATCTTTGGTGTTATATAAGAAATTGTTGTCCAACCTAAGGTCATGAagcttttgttctcttttatttataattaaaaatattttttttaatggttta
This genomic interval from Prionailurus viverrinus isolate Anna chromosome F1, UM_Priviv_1.0, whole genome shotgun sequence contains the following:
- the MSTO1 gene encoding protein misato homolog 1 isoform X1, with the protein product MAGGAREVLTLQLGHFAGFVGAHWWNQQDAALCAPTGAKEPPGELCPDVLYRTGRTPHGQETYTPRLILMDLKGSLSSLKQEGGLYRDRQLDAAIAWQGKLTTHREELYPQIPGLQDLLSAEGVLSSDGIWRVKSIPSGKGPPPLTTAAAPKPFTPTEDSIRVWSDFLRVHLHPRSICMIQKYNHDGEAGRLEAFGQGESILKEPRCLEDVEDRLHFYVEECDHLQGFQILCDLHNGFSGLGAKAAELLRDEYSGRGIITWGLLPGPYSRGDPLKNIYRLLNTALGLVHMSAHSSLVCPLSLGGGLGLRPEPPVTFPHLHYDPALPFHCGAILATALDTVTAPYRLRSSPVFMAHLADMLNFSGKKVATAAATIPFPLAPGQSLPDALVQLGGAAAWTPLSACGSPSGTCCFAQSVVLRGLDRACHTSQLAPGTPLPSPLHACATGEDVLAQYLQQQQPTVRSSAHLLLAPCMVAPPYPQLFSPGLSQHGLVVDGPPSGAAVESIPVLGALCSSSSLNRTLGDLARELTKLDVRRWASFLAAGVEQGDLDEALQELRSLAQCYRSGGGLVD